The Bacteroidales bacterium genome includes the window CGGAGAGAGAGAAAAAATAACGATAATGAAGATTAGTATTTTATCTTTATCATCGTTACTATTTTTAGAAGTTTTTATTTCTCTTCGAGTTCTATTACCTCCAAATCTTTAAACTCTCCGTTGTCTATTGTAAACCTTACTAATGTTCTTACTTTATGAAATCCATATACTCCTGCCGCTCCAGGATTGATATGCAATAGATTAAGAGTTTTATCAAACATTACTTTTAGAATATGAGAATGTCCTGATATAAAGAGTTTGGGTGGATGTCGAAATATATCGGGCAGAACATCCTTTGCATAGCGTCCCGGATAACCGCCAATATGGGTTATCCATACTGATGTATTCTCTATTTCAAATTTTTGATGTTTGGCTGTTCGTAATCGAATATCTTGTCCATCAATATTGCCATATACAGCACGAACAGGTTTTAGTGCCTCTAATTTATCAAGCACTTCAACCGCTCCTATATCGCCACAATGCCATATCTCATCACACTCGG containing:
- a CDS encoding metallophosphoesterase family protein gives rise to the protein MAKRIGLLSDTHGYWDTRYEKHFAECDEIWHCGDIGAVEVLDKLEALKPVRAVYGNIDGQDIRLRTAKHQKFEIENTSVWITHIGGYPGRYAKDVLPDIFRHPPKLFISGHSHILKVMFDKTLNLLHINPGAAGVYGFHKVRTLVRFTIDNGEFKDLEVIELEEK